The proteins below are encoded in one region of Pseudomonas entomophila L48:
- a CDS encoding acylase, with protein sequence MISLSRPLFHLGLATLLVGTSLAGQAREAAGEASAQIRRTSFGVPHILAKDERGLGYGIGYAYAQDNLCLLANEVLTVNGERSRYFGAQAKTVELRENLASDLFFTWLNNPQAVNGFLQAQPSAVRDLLEGYALGYNRALGERRAQGLPAECGKGDWVRPITSLDLVKLTRRLLAEGGVGQFAEAVVAATPPKLAAQRPTVNYSVALARQAAFAAERGSNAVAVGAERSANGRGLMLANPHFPWVGGLRFYQMQLTIPGQLDVMGAALPGLPVVNIGFNRHLAWTHTVDTSKHFTLYRLQLDPKDATRYLLDGQSLPLERQMLSVTVKGEDGTLGQVERPVYLSKFGPVVQWPGRLDWDRQAAYSLRDANLDNTRVLEQWYRINRADSLDALKGSIGQLQGIPWVNTLAVDSAGRTVYLNQSVVPYVDQALLTQCSNPQASGPLVVLDGSRTACQWKVDAQAAQPGIFPARLLPSLERGDFVQNSNDSAWMANPAQPLTGFSPLVSRDDQPLGMRSRFALERLKGAAKVDASALQRMVFDDEVYLASLLLPDLLQWCAGAKADVQPVCASLQAWNGKADLDSGIGLVHFTNILNALAQHPQSWRVPFNPADPQHTPRGLAVEQAAVGKLLREAALASQEQVGKSGIGADQRWGQIQQAADGTPVPGGPQALGVYNAMVSVPVGPGKRLVVSGSSYLQVVSFTEQGPQAQGLLAFSLSSEAASQHAGDQTRAFAAKQLAPIPFTEMQIKADPQYRQYVISERDKAAVASNGQ encoded by the coding sequence GTGATCTCTCTTTCGCGTCCCCTGTTCCACCTCGGGCTGGCCACCCTGTTGGTCGGCACCAGCCTGGCCGGCCAGGCGCGGGAGGCTGCCGGTGAAGCCTCCGCGCAGATTCGCCGGACCAGCTTCGGCGTGCCGCATATCCTCGCCAAGGATGAACGTGGCCTGGGCTACGGCATCGGCTATGCCTATGCCCAGGACAATCTCTGCCTGCTGGCCAATGAAGTGTTGACGGTCAATGGTGAGCGTTCGCGTTACTTCGGCGCCCAGGCAAAGACCGTGGAGCTGCGTGAAAACCTCGCCAGCGACCTGTTCTTTACCTGGCTTAACAACCCGCAGGCGGTCAATGGTTTCCTTCAGGCGCAGCCCAGCGCCGTGCGCGACCTGCTCGAAGGCTATGCGCTTGGCTACAACCGTGCCTTGGGCGAACGGCGAGCGCAGGGCCTGCCCGCCGAATGTGGAAAAGGCGATTGGGTACGGCCGATCACCAGCCTCGATCTGGTCAAACTGACCCGCCGCTTGCTCGCCGAGGGCGGGGTAGGGCAGTTCGCCGAAGCCGTGGTGGCTGCCACGCCGCCGAAGCTGGCGGCGCAACGCCCGACGGTCAATTACAGCGTGGCCTTGGCGCGGCAGGCGGCGTTTGCCGCGGAGCGCGGCAGCAACGCGGTTGCCGTCGGTGCCGAGCGGTCGGCCAACGGTCGTGGCCTGATGCTGGCCAACCCACATTTCCCATGGGTGGGCGGGCTGCGTTTCTACCAGATGCAATTGACCATTCCCGGTCAACTGGACGTGATGGGGGCGGCATTGCCTGGGCTGCCGGTGGTCAACATCGGTTTCAACCGGCACCTGGCCTGGACCCACACGGTCGACACGTCCAAGCATTTCACGCTCTATCGCCTGCAGCTCGACCCGAAGGATGCGACGCGCTACCTGCTGGACGGCCAGTCGCTGCCGCTCGAACGGCAGATGCTGAGCGTCACGGTCAAGGGAGAGGATGGCACGTTGGGCCAGGTCGAGCGGCCGGTCTACCTGTCGAAATTCGGCCCGGTGGTGCAATGGCCTGGTCGGCTGGACTGGGATCGCCAGGCCGCCTACAGCCTGCGTGACGCCAACCTGGACAACACCCGGGTGCTTGAGCAGTGGTACCGGATCAACCGCGCCGACAGCCTGGACGCCTTGAAGGGCAGCATCGGGCAGTTGCAGGGCATTCCCTGGGTCAACACCCTGGCGGTGGACAGTGCGGGGCGCACGGTATACCTGAACCAGTCGGTGGTGCCCTATGTAGACCAGGCCTTGCTGACACAGTGCAGCAACCCCCAGGCCTCCGGCCCGCTGGTGGTGCTGGATGGCTCGCGAACGGCCTGCCAGTGGAAGGTCGATGCACAAGCCGCCCAGCCCGGTATCTTCCCGGCTCGCCTGCTGCCGAGCCTGGAACGTGGCGATTTCGTGCAGAACTCCAATGATTCCGCCTGGATGGCCAACCCGGCGCAGCCATTGACGGGCTTCTCGCCCTTGGTCAGCCGCGATGACCAGCCGCTGGGCATGCGCAGCCGATTTGCACTTGAGCGCCTGAAAGGGGCCGCGAAGGTGGATGCCAGCGCGCTACAGCGCATGGTCTTCGATGACGAGGTCTATCTGGCCAGCCTGTTGCTGCCGGACCTGCTGCAATGGTGCGCGGGCGCGAAGGCCGACGTGCAACCGGTGTGCGCCAGCCTCCAGGCCTGGAACGGCAAGGCGGACCTGGACAGCGGTATTGGGCTGGTCCACTTCACCAACATCCTTAATGCACTGGCGCAGCATCCACAAAGCTGGCGTGTGCCCTTCAACCCGGCAGACCCGCAGCACACGCCGCGTGGGCTGGCGGTGGAGCAGGCAGCGGTCGGCAAGCTGCTGCGCGAGGCGGCGCTGGCCTCGCAGGAACAGGTCGGCAAGTCGGGTATCGGCGCCGATCAGCGCTGGGGGCAGATCCAGCAGGCGGCCGATGGCACGCCGGTGCCGGGTGGCCCGCAGGCTTTGGGGGTTTACAACGCGATGGTCAGCGTGCCAGTGGGGCCTGGCAAGCGCCTGGTGGTGAGTGGTTCGAGCTATCTGCAGGTGGTCAGCTTCACCGAGCAGGGGCCGCAGGCCCAGGGGTTGCTGGCGTTTTCGCTGTCGAGCGAGGCGGCATCGCAGCATGCGGGTGATCAGACGCGCGCATTCGCGGCCAAGCAGCTGGCACCGATTCCTTTTACCGAGATGCAGATCAAGGCGGATCCGCAGTACCGGCAGTATGTGATCAGCGAGCGTGACAAGGCTGCGGTGGCGAGCAACGGTCAGTAG
- the lpxH gene encoding UDP-2,3-diacylglucosamine diphosphatase, giving the protein MILLISDLHLQEERPDITRAFLDLLDGRARHAKALYILGDFFEAWIGDDAMTPFQRSICQALRQLSDSGTTIYLMHGNRDFLIGQAFCQAAGCTLLDDPSVIELGGEAVLLMHGDTLCTRDVGYMKLRRYLRNPLSLWILRHLPLSTRQKLARKLRSESKSQTRMKNTEIVDVTPDEVPKVMAAHGVRTLVHGHTHRPAIHKLVIDGQPARRIVLGDWDRRGWALQVDEQGFQLAPFEFS; this is encoded by the coding sequence GTGATACTGCTGATCTCCGATCTGCACCTGCAAGAAGAACGCCCGGACATCACCCGGGCGTTTCTTGATCTGCTCGACGGCCGCGCGCGCCACGCCAAGGCGCTGTACATCCTCGGCGACTTCTTCGAGGCCTGGATCGGCGACGATGCCATGACGCCGTTCCAGCGGTCGATCTGCCAGGCCCTGCGCCAGCTGAGCGACAGTGGCACGACGATCTACCTGATGCACGGCAATCGCGACTTCCTCATCGGCCAGGCGTTCTGCCAAGCCGCCGGCTGCACCTTGCTGGACGACCCGAGCGTGATCGAACTGGGTGGCGAAGCCGTGTTGCTGATGCATGGCGACACGCTGTGCACCCGCGATGTCGGCTACATGAAGCTGCGCCGCTACCTGCGCAACCCGCTGAGCCTGTGGATCCTGCGGCATCTGCCGTTGTCCACGCGCCAGAAGCTGGCGCGCAAGCTGCGCAGCGAGAGCAAGTCGCAGACCCGCATGAAGAACACCGAAATCGTCGATGTCACCCCGGACGAAGTACCGAAGGTGATGGCGGCGCACGGCGTTCGCACCTTGGTGCACGGCCACACCCACCGCCCGGCGATCCACAAGCTGGTGATCGATGGTCAACCGGCGCGACGTATCGTGCTGGGGGACTGGGACAGGCGCGGTTGGGCACTGCAGGTGGATGAACAGGGCTTCCAGCTGGCACCGTTCGAGTTTTCCTGA
- a CDS encoding peptidylprolyl isomerase, protein MSKVKLSTNHGDIVLQLDAEKAPLTTENFVQYVKEGHYDGTVFHRVIKGFMIQGGGFEPGMSQKKTRASIQNEADNGLKNAKYTIAMARTMEPHSASAQFFINASNNDFLNHSGKNVQGWGYAVFGEVIEGREVVDAIEGVSTGSKAGHQDVPKDDVIIEKAEIIE, encoded by the coding sequence ATGTCCAAAGTCAAACTGAGCACCAACCACGGCGACATCGTCCTGCAACTGGACGCCGAAAAAGCCCCGCTGACCACCGAGAACTTTGTCCAGTACGTCAAGGAAGGCCATTACGATGGCACCGTGTTCCACCGCGTGATCAAGGGCTTCATGATCCAGGGCGGCGGCTTCGAGCCAGGCATGAGCCAGAAGAAAACCCGCGCCAGCATCCAGAACGAAGCTGACAACGGCCTGAAAAACGCCAAGTACACCATCGCCATGGCCCGCACCATGGAGCCGCACTCGGCCTCCGCGCAGTTCTTCATCAACGCCAGCAACAACGACTTCCTCAACCACAGCGGCAAGAACGTGCAGGGCTGGGGCTACGCGGTATTCGGCGAAGTGATCGAAGGCCGTGAAGTCGTCGACGCCATCGAAGGCGTGTCCACCGGTTCCAAGGCCGGCCACCAGGACGTACCGAAGGACGACGTGATCATCGAGAAAGCCGAGATCATTGAGTGA